The Kordia sp. SMS9 genome window below encodes:
- a CDS encoding aryl-sulfate sulfotransferase has translation MKHIQILRYLACAFLFTFASCSDDDTNIITPESSDPDPDPIVLTTEVEVYDAAKIHNNLTFVVNAGKNSAFLLSKTGQKVHEFTFDEPLGNDLQILPNGNLLGVFKDPNAQIEFGGYGGIVKIINPNGNVEWEYTLSNSDFIVHHDVEMLPNGNVLLLVWERIAEVDAAAQGSANPGDIYPETLMEIDRNTNAVVWQWRSYDHIVQDDDPSLPNYGIVADNPRKVNINYNPIANGDIMHANGFDYDSTKDVIYLSVNFFSEVWVIDHSTTTAEAATNSGGNYGFGGDLVYRFGNPRAYDNMMGEVRGDRNHYPNLLEDGVPGEGNMLLYVNGFAAGFSTVYELEMPATYSLLPNTDNEPNVVWSYSNEAIFSSKISGAERLDNGNTLICEGDFGFWEVTPDKEVVWRYNGGEGSFFWRAYDHEVDDPVLASFGL, from the coding sequence ATGAAACACATACAAATCTTACGGTACCTAGCTTGCGCATTCCTTTTTACCTTTGCAAGCTGTAGTGATGACGATACAAATATTATTACACCAGAAAGTAGTGATCCAGATCCGGATCCAATAGTTTTAACAACTGAAGTTGAAGTCTATGACGCAGCAAAAATTCACAACAATCTGACATTCGTTGTAAATGCAGGAAAAAATTCTGCTTTTTTATTGAGCAAAACAGGTCAAAAAGTTCATGAATTTACTTTTGATGAGCCTTTAGGGAACGACTTACAGATACTACCAAACGGAAATTTATTAGGAGTTTTTAAAGATCCAAATGCACAAATTGAATTTGGTGGATATGGCGGTATTGTAAAAATTATAAATCCCAACGGCAATGTGGAATGGGAATATACACTAAGCAACTCGGATTTTATTGTGCATCATGATGTAGAAATGTTGCCAAATGGAAATGTGTTGCTTTTAGTTTGGGAACGCATTGCAGAAGTGGATGCAGCCGCACAAGGATCTGCAAATCCTGGTGATATTTATCCTGAAACACTTATGGAAATTGACAGAAATACCAATGCAGTAGTATGGCAATGGAGAAGTTACGATCATATTGTTCAAGACGATGATCCATCACTTCCAAACTACGGTATTGTGGCTGATAATCCACGTAAAGTGAACATCAATTACAACCCAATTGCCAATGGCGACATCATGCATGCCAACGGTTTTGATTATGATTCAACCAAAGATGTTATCTACCTAAGTGTAAACTTTTTTAGTGAAGTTTGGGTTATTGATCACAGCACAACTACTGCTGAAGCTGCTACAAATTCAGGCGGGAATTATGGATTTGGTGGCGATTTGGTGTATCGTTTTGGCAATCCAAGAGCGTATGACAATATGATGGGAGAAGTTCGCGGCGATCGCAATCACTATCCAAATTTATTAGAAGATGGCGTACCTGGCGAAGGAAACATGTTATTATATGTCAACGGATTTGCCGCAGGTTTTTCTACCGTATACGAATTGGAAATGCCAGCTACCTATTCCCTATTGCCAAATACAGACAACGAACCGAATGTAGTTTGGTCGTATAGCAATGAGGCAATTTTTTCCAGCAAAATTTCGGGTGCAGAACGTTTAGACAATGGAAATACGCTTATCTGCGAGGGCGATTTTGGTTTTTGGGAAGTCACTCCTGACAAAGAAGTGGTTTGGCGTTACAATGGCGGCGAAGGTTCGTTCTTTTGGCGAGCCTATGATCATGAAGTAGACGATCCGGTATTGGCGAGTTTTGGCTTGTAA
- a CDS encoding sensor histidine kinase — MSLNELSLRYDLLNSQMNPHFINNAIQSICNAMTKGNVNQSINWLNRLSHLYRLVQKSTKSKLIDLQDEIKISTLYIELQRDLFEKGFVYTIVIDEALKADLEFTKVPPLILQPLIENAIVHGLKGMKRTGKGELKISIKLEEEQLYVCITDNGDGITKTAEELNEGSGISLENINERLKIINGSESKKKLLDVRTLRNTTGTVAGTQSCLRIPLIQI; from the coding sequence ATGTCATTAAATGAATTATCGTTACGGTACGATCTTTTGAATTCTCAAATGAATCCGCACTTTATTAATAATGCAATCCAAAGTATCTGTAACGCAATGACCAAAGGAAATGTGAATCAGTCGATCAACTGGCTTAATAGACTTTCACATTTGTACCGATTGGTTCAAAAATCGACCAAAAGTAAATTGATTGATTTACAAGACGAAATTAAAATTTCAACGTTATATATTGAATTGCAACGCGATCTTTTTGAAAAAGGATTTGTCTATACAATTGTAATTGACGAAGCATTGAAAGCCGATTTAGAATTTACCAAAGTTCCACCGCTTATTTTACAACCTTTAATAGAAAATGCCATTGTTCATGGTTTGAAAGGTATGAAACGTACTGGAAAAGGAGAATTGAAAATTTCTATCAAACTAGAAGAAGAACAATTGTACGTGTGCATTACCGATAACGGTGATGGCATTACAAAAACAGCAGAAGAATTGAATGAAGGTTCAGGAATTTCACTGGAGAATATTAACGAACGCTTAAAAATCATCAATGGCTCGGAGAGTAAAAAGAAACTGTTGGATGTTCGCACCTTACGCAATACTACAGGCACTGTAGCGGGAACACAAAGCTGTCTTCGAATTCCATTAATTCAAATTTAA
- a CDS encoding thrombospondin type 3 repeat-containing protein has product MKKIYITILCCFGLLSISAQNCGYYTVNLYTQSSVDNFVATYATTGCNRLPISLIIGQSNPGTINDIVDISGLSFIEEIASSLIIRNTSLTTLNGLQNLTTLGAADGYSETLEITNNPNLTSISSLQNLNTPDGIRELRITDSPLLQSLNGVSHLEAQNKVIVTNTGITDFQATVRSFINTFSVRDNPNLTSFSGLIINTNGTYPGTEVTIRDNPSLTSIDGMQAFTDIRNLRIIDTGLTSLTGLDNAAIRNSCTIVNNPALTSIDAINGSGTPSSYIDIQYNGALTSINGFNGMTSHSGNLTIRNNSSLNTISGFTNLNSFSGEFLIELNASLTAIDGFSSLSTINGTMTINNNTSLSSLSGLSALNSVTSAITISDNNSLPNVDDLSSLSSFGFIFRILNCDQLQNITLSGLGTDLNALEIKENDALQSVSISDNSQLSFTRLELKNNQALTDIQFQMANYIASSSDVGVIVEGNPALTSLQFLSTLTNFRKGISIVNNASISNLNDLRFLARSGDLTISDNPSLTNLNDLGKNIEVFGDLQISGNQNLTDISYLDDLVKVHENMRLINNPNLDECCILDRFYNQGTVTGSFTLYGNNTNCNSIHDIFDNCGEDGVISNDNCQDVSNPDQLDTDSDGVGDACDNCPTVANNNQLDTDGNGVGDACQAEAGADTGFVGISTNTPLSKLHIEDGDVFISNINRGIIMKTASGKCFRYKPNEQGILVGQEIICPQ; this is encoded by the coding sequence ATGAAAAAAATATACATAACAATTTTATGTTGCTTTGGATTGCTGAGCATATCTGCGCAAAATTGTGGTTATTATACGGTAAATTTATATACGCAATCTAGTGTTGATAATTTTGTAGCTACGTATGCTACAACAGGTTGTAATAGATTGCCTATTTCATTGATCATAGGACAATCAAACCCTGGAACAATTAATGACATTGTAGACATTTCTGGATTATCTTTTATTGAAGAAATAGCATCTTCATTGATCATTAGAAATACAAGTCTCACTACATTAAATGGTCTTCAAAATCTTACAACACTTGGTGCAGCTGATGGTTACTCAGAAACATTAGAAATAACAAATAACCCTAATTTAACATCCATCAGTAGTTTGCAAAATTTGAATACTCCAGACGGAATCCGAGAATTACGCATTACTGACAGTCCATTACTTCAAAGTTTAAATGGAGTTTCACATCTTGAGGCTCAAAATAAAGTGATTGTCACCAATACAGGAATCACTGATTTTCAAGCTACAGTAAGAAGCTTCATTAATACTTTTAGTGTGAGAGACAATCCAAATTTGACATCGTTTTCAGGACTTATAATTAACACTAACGGTACGTACCCTGGTACTGAAGTTACCATTAGAGATAATCCATCTCTAACTAGTATTGACGGTATGCAAGCCTTTACAGATATACGCAATTTAAGAATTATTGATACTGGACTTACATCTCTTACAGGTTTAGATAATGCAGCCATTCGTAATTCTTGTACCATCGTTAATAATCCAGCATTAACATCCATCGATGCAATAAACGGTTCTGGTACTCCATCAAGTTATATAGATATACAATATAATGGAGCCTTGACATCAATTAATGGATTTAATGGAATGACTTCCCATTCAGGGAATCTCACCATCAGAAACAACAGTTCTTTAAATACGATTAGTGGTTTTACTAATTTAAATTCTTTTTCAGGAGAATTTTTAATTGAATTAAACGCTTCTTTAACCGCGATTGATGGCTTTTCAAGCTTGAGTACAATTAATGGTACAATGACTATTAATAATAATACTTCACTATCCTCACTAAGCGGATTAAGTGCTTTAAATTCCGTTACCAGCGCAATCACAATAAGTGATAATAACAGTTTACCAAACGTAGATGACTTGAGTAGTTTATCATCTTTTGGATTTATTTTTCGCATACTAAATTGTGATCAATTACAAAACATAACCCTTTCTGGATTAGGAACCGATTTGAACGCTTTAGAAATTAAGGAAAATGATGCGTTACAATCTGTATCAATTTCAGATAACTCTCAACTTTCATTCACTAGATTAGAATTGAAAAACAATCAAGCTTTAACTGATATTCAATTTCAGATGGCAAATTATATAGCTTCCTCTTCTGACGTTGGTGTTATAGTAGAAGGGAATCCTGCATTGACTTCATTGCAATTTTTGAGTACGCTAACTAATTTTCGAAAAGGAATTTCAATTGTAAATAATGCAAGTATAAGCAACCTAAACGACCTTCGTTTTTTGGCACGTTCAGGCGATTTAACCATTAGTGACAATCCTTCCTTGACAAATTTAAATGATTTAGGAAAAAATATTGAGGTCTTTGGAGATTTACAAATCTCAGGAAATCAAAATTTGACAGACATAAGTTACTTGGATGATTTGGTAAAAGTACATGAAAATATGAGATTGATTAACAATCCAAATTTAGATGAATGCTGTATTCTGGATCGCTTTTACAACCAAGGAACCGTAACAGGAAGCTTCACACTGTACGGGAACAATACAAATTGCAATTCCATTCACGATATTTTTGATAATTGTGGTGAAGACGGCGTGATTTCCAATGACAATTGCCAAGATGTCAGCAATCCAGATCAATTAGATACAGACAGTGACGGCGTTGGTGATGCATGTGACAATTGCCCAACAGTCGCTAATAACAATCAATTAGATACGGACGGAAACGGCGTTGGCGATGCATGTCAGGCTGAAGCTGGAGCAGATACAGGTTTTGTGGGAATCAGCACAAATACACCATTAAGCAAATTACACATTGAAGATGGCGACGTATTTATTAGCAATATCAACCGTGGAATTATCATGAAAACGGCTTCGGGAAAATGTTTCCGCTACAAGCCTAATGAACAAGGAATATTAGTAGGACAAGAAATTATTTGTCCACAATAA
- a CDS encoding zinc-dependent peptidase, which translates to MPLDYFKAFFYRRTNLYRFVLFSDKFTERQRMLVAKEIPFYTKLNLKEKRVFEHRVLSFINAHTFVGREDLLVTERMQLLIAATAVMITFGFRRYLLSRFETILVYPQHYFSNITQQYHKGEANPKYKTLVFSWEDFEEGIKIEDDNLNLGIHELTHALHFSFLTESSYNARMFLRHYKLLLASLIDKDAQKRLIKINYLRDYAFENQYEFLSVLIEHFFETPEEFRAKLPNIYNRVKLMLNIHVADF; encoded by the coding sequence TTGCCACTAGATTATTTTAAAGCATTTTTTTACAGAAGAACTAATTTGTACCGTTTTGTGCTTTTTTCGGATAAGTTTACGGAAAGACAGCGCATGTTAGTTGCGAAAGAAATTCCTTTTTATACAAAATTGAACCTCAAAGAAAAACGTGTATTTGAGCACAGAGTGTTGAGTTTTATCAACGCGCACACCTTTGTAGGTCGTGAAGATTTATTGGTTACAGAGCGCATGCAATTGCTTATTGCTGCTACGGCAGTGATGATTACGTTTGGTTTTAGGCGTTATTTGCTTTCGCGATTTGAAACGATTTTGGTATATCCACAACATTATTTTTCTAATATTACACAGCAATATCACAAAGGAGAAGCCAATCCGAAATACAAAACATTAGTATTTTCGTGGGAAGATTTTGAAGAAGGTATTAAGATTGAAGACGACAATTTAAATCTTGGTATTCACGAACTTACGCATGCATTGCATTTTAGTTTTTTAACTGAAAGCAGTTACAACGCACGCATGTTTTTGCGACACTACAAATTGTTGCTTGCTTCTTTGATAGATAAAGATGCGCAAAAACGCTTGATTAAAATCAATTATTTACGCGATTATGCTTTTGAAAATCAGTATGAGTTTTTGTCTGTTTTGATAGAACATTTCTTTGAAACGCCCGAAGAATTCCGAGCGAAATTGCCCAATATTTACAACAGAGTCAAGCTGATGTTAAACATACACGTCGCAGATTTTTAA
- a CDS encoding T9SS type A sorting domain-containing protein, with translation MIKNILYFVVLTGVVCQSYGQSLVNDGAEIMLQESAVVFSTESFVNRNNGQIKGDGTMDFAEAMNFAVINPGVVIGDLSFDSSLINSSAAGFMLDIQGNAGIGIENGHDHVFVDGDLVMNGILDIATIDGFVPATTDSFTIISYTGNISGQFTAVTLGGNLTGFAVDYTLPGQIRLVHESILSVQEATIESLQVFPNPTNDFIYIRSLDKIDRVEVYNLIGKQVLVTTKTDKVDLGRLAKGMYLVKIYSEQKFNVKKIKVQ, from the coding sequence ATGATAAAAAACATACTATATTTCGTCGTATTAACTGGCGTTGTTTGTCAATCTTATGGTCAAAGTTTGGTCAATGATGGCGCAGAAATCATGCTGCAAGAGTCTGCTGTGGTATTCAGTACTGAGAGTTTTGTAAATAGGAATAATGGACAAATTAAAGGCGATGGCACCATGGATTTTGCGGAAGCCATGAATTTTGCGGTGATCAATCCTGGAGTCGTTATTGGCGATTTAAGTTTTGATTCTTCATTAATCAACAGTTCGGCTGCTGGTTTTATGCTGGACATCCAGGGAAATGCAGGGATTGGCATTGAAAATGGACACGATCATGTATTTGTAGATGGCGATTTGGTGATGAATGGAATTTTAGACATTGCTACCATTGACGGTTTTGTACCTGCCACAACCGATTCGTTCACCATCATATCGTATACAGGAAATATTTCTGGACAATTTACCGCGGTAACTTTAGGAGGCAATCTTACGGGTTTTGCTGTTGATTATACCTTGCCTGGACAAATACGATTGGTGCATGAAAGTATTTTAAGTGTGCAAGAAGCTACCATTGAATCTTTACAAGTGTTTCCAAACCCAACCAATGACTTTATCTACATTCGATCGTTGGATAAAATTGACAGAGTAGAAGTCTATAATTTAATAGGAAAGCAAGTATTAGTTACTACCAAAACAGATAAAGTTGATTTGGGCAGACTTGCTAAAGGAATGTATCTCGTAAAAATCTACAGTGAGCAAAAGTTCAATGTGAAGAAAATTAAAGTTCAATAA